A region from the uncultured Holophaga sp. genome encodes:
- a CDS encoding PilC/PilY family type IV pilus protein produces MTVGVSLGGQYTDSSSPKRNLFYAAVVGDPTTTAYSDLSALIPFEWDSSLNSGNGGKVSNSIYFFDGNTPDTLSTSLSYAIESAISASNINTASNADLPYVGASLGNQIYVGKFQPPTNGGSIWGGDLLMFNTMLSGNSLLFLDTSGNSTTTLSSSTAEWSAYSALYNNRYWYNRTLYTRLPGTSSTPEPGLSTFSDDTTALQSYVAQGTNKSSYTAGGSAQKQVIQFVMGADLTSSTNSSNGKPSANRTNIMGDIIDSSPAAIEYNYSDISSNLPAKLSAVAGDRFRLILVGTNQGWLHAFGEVTKASSVKNSAGTALRTGAVDELWSFMPTDFLSNLDQVTVSTNAHRFLVDGAPYIYHLDLPPSTGGSADGKVETTGSERCVVLFGLGKGGRSYYAIDIKNPYSPTLLWSLVPDEASYLTSDRILNCEGAPALSTVKSIVANMGYSTCTPAIGRVLVTSGSTKTVHDVVFLGGGYSVPEIESNYSSALLGRSVLALDVYTGKVIKAVDLTSLTGATDSSGYTTVGPVAKGLVPFEFIQNSGYAQRAYFTDFWGGLWSWGRQLTDTNASSSTYHYREDSSDITTWTSDGTSSGTPGLRLVAKDKSGNLVQNTTTKTAYYSDALYSTLPAPWRVSSFPGKGYGSYGTTSVDTTTPAAVGIAIESGDRNNPLDYDYTSGTTLPTNHRLSVIFDRQDSLVWGYQNSNPIVISNSTSDLLDAYPSFSSYSYGDAIVSEGNSSYFLAPSTRSDTKFGYYRKFPTRTTSSSSSSTYYISKGINTPAVVSGSLYYTYFTPTSSDVCTGGSGNSYTWEVCDVLSPIINDTRTTVYCSSGLKYSWVNIASDFTALGTRGVIQTGTLSSTDASGTTTTYLSGTSISGKSSSQYSKPRVWRTVQ; encoded by the coding sequence ATGACGGTGGGCGTGAGCCTGGGGGGACAGTACACAGATTCCAGCAGCCCGAAACGGAATCTCTTCTACGCTGCGGTAGTGGGCGATCCGACCACCACGGCCTATTCCGATCTCAGCGCTCTCATCCCCTTCGAATGGGACTCCTCCTTGAACAGCGGGAACGGCGGAAAGGTCTCTAACTCCATTTACTTCTTTGACGGCAACACCCCGGACACTTTGAGCACCTCTCTGAGCTATGCCATTGAGTCCGCCATCTCCGCCTCCAACATCAACACCGCTTCCAACGCCGACCTCCCCTATGTGGGAGCCAGCCTGGGCAACCAGATCTATGTGGGCAAGTTCCAACCCCCCACCAACGGCGGCTCCATCTGGGGGGGGGATCTGCTGATGTTCAACACCATGCTGAGCGGGAACTCCCTGCTCTTCCTGGACACCAGCGGCAACAGCACCACTACCCTCAGCTCCTCCACAGCCGAGTGGTCGGCCTACTCGGCCCTCTACAACAACCGATACTGGTACAACCGGACCCTCTACACCCGCTTGCCGGGGACCAGCTCCACCCCCGAACCCGGGCTCTCGACCTTCTCGGATGACACCACCGCACTCCAGAGCTATGTGGCTCAGGGGACCAACAAGAGCTCCTATACAGCCGGGGGCAGTGCCCAGAAGCAGGTCATCCAGTTCGTCATGGGGGCGGATCTCACCAGCAGCACCAACAGCAGCAATGGAAAGCCCTCAGCGAACCGCACCAACATCATGGGGGACATCATCGACTCCTCCCCGGCGGCCATTGAATACAACTACAGCGACATCTCCTCGAACCTGCCCGCCAAGCTCTCCGCCGTCGCGGGCGACCGCTTCCGCCTGATCCTGGTGGGGACCAACCAGGGTTGGCTCCACGCCTTTGGCGAAGTGACCAAGGCAAGCAGTGTGAAAAACTCCGCGGGCACCGCCCTCCGGACCGGCGCCGTGGACGAACTCTGGTCTTTCATGCCCACGGACTTCCTGAGCAACCTCGATCAGGTGACGGTGAGCACCAACGCCCACCGCTTCCTGGTGGATGGCGCGCCCTACATCTATCACCTGGACCTGCCGCCCTCCACCGGGGGTTCCGCGGATGGGAAGGTGGAGACCACGGGCTCCGAGCGCTGCGTCGTCCTCTTCGGTCTGGGCAAGGGCGGTCGCAGCTACTATGCCATCGATATCAAGAACCCCTACTCGCCCACCCTTCTGTGGTCCCTGGTGCCGGATGAGGCCAGCTATCTCACCTCTGACCGGATCCTGAACTGCGAGGGCGCCCCGGCCCTGAGCACGGTCAAGAGCATTGTGGCCAACATGGGCTATTCCACCTGCACGCCAGCGATCGGGCGGGTGCTCGTGACCAGCGGATCCACCAAGACGGTGCATGATGTGGTCTTCCTGGGGGGGGGCTACAGTGTCCCGGAAATCGAGTCCAACTACAGTTCGGCCCTTCTGGGGCGTTCCGTCCTGGCGCTGGATGTGTATACCGGGAAGGTCATCAAGGCTGTGGATCTGACGAGCCTGACTGGGGCCACCGACAGCAGTGGATACACCACGGTGGGGCCTGTCGCCAAGGGACTGGTGCCTTTCGAATTCATCCAGAATTCCGGCTACGCCCAGCGGGCCTACTTCACAGACTTCTGGGGAGGGCTCTGGTCCTGGGGACGCCAGTTGACCGATACCAATGCCTCTTCCTCGACCTATCACTACCGGGAGGACAGCTCCGACATCACCACCTGGACTTCCGACGGAACCAGCAGCGGCACCCCGGGGCTCCGCCTGGTGGCCAAGGATAAGAGTGGCAACCTGGTTCAGAACACCACCACCAAGACCGCCTACTACAGTGATGCCCTCTATTCCACCCTGCCCGCGCCCTGGCGCGTGAGTTCCTTCCCCGGGAAGGGCTATGGCAGCTACGGCACCACCTCCGTGGACACCACCACCCCAGCGGCCGTGGGGATCGCCATCGAGAGCGGGGACCGGAACAATCCGCTGGACTATGACTACACCAGCGGCACCACACTGCCTACCAACCACCGGCTCTCGGTCATCTTCGACAGACAGGACAGCCTGGTGTGGGGCTACCAGAACTCCAATCCCATCGTGATCTCGAACAGCACGAGTGATCTGCTGGATGCCTATCCGAGCTTCTCTTCGTACTCCTATGGAGATGCCATCGTCTCGGAGGGGAACAGCAGCTATTTCCTGGCGCCCAGCACCCGGAGCGACACGAAGTTCGGGTACTATCGGAAATTCCCGACCCGGACCACCTCCTCAAGCAGCTCCTCCACCTACTACATCTCCAAGGGGATCAACACCCCGGCAGTGGTCTCAGGGAGCCTCTACTACACCTACTTCACCCCGACCTCTTCGGATGTCTGCACCGGAGGCAGTGGCAACTCCTATACCTGGGAGGTCTGCGATGTGCTGAGTCCGATCATCAACGACACCCGCACCACGGTCTATTGCTCCAGCGGACTGAAGTACAGCTGGGTGAACATCGCCTCGGACTTCACGGCCCTGGGGACACGCGGGGTGATCCAGACCGGAACTCTCTCCTCCACAGATGCCTCCGGAACCACCACCACCTACCTGAGCGGCACGAGCATCTCCGGGAAGTCCAGCAGTCAGTATTCCAAGCCCAGAGTCTGGCGGACGGTGCAGTAG
- a CDS encoding prepilin-type N-terminal cleavage/methylation domain-containing protein gives MRARMRRDRQAGFSMVELLMAAFLLAIGILGLAMLQTMSLRGLRGSRSLQTGVLLAGRMLDQIEMEGRLSWLNITDSNYTTPASLSYLQYIGKGTVYMGFDASGTATTSAPVSSKPTAFYVATVTETAVSTASTGAVSDYAVTLQFADEANKSGTIQRTVTLTRRVVHG, from the coding sequence GTGAGAGCCAGGATGCGGCGGGATCGGCAGGCGGGCTTCAGCATGGTGGAGCTCCTCATGGCGGCTTTTCTGCTCGCCATTGGGATTCTGGGGCTGGCCATGCTCCAGACGATGTCCCTGAGGGGGCTCCGGGGCAGCCGCAGTCTGCAGACCGGCGTGCTGCTGGCGGGAAGGATGCTGGATCAGATCGAGATGGAGGGACGCCTCTCCTGGCTCAACATCACCGACAGCAACTACACCACCCCGGCCAGCCTGAGCTATCTCCAGTACATCGGGAAGGGCACGGTCTACATGGGATTCGACGCAAGTGGTACGGCCACCACCAGTGCGCCCGTGAGCAGCAAGCCCACCGCCTTCTATGTGGCCACCGTCACGGAGACGGCTGTCTCGACGGCGAGTACCGGGGCTGTCTCGGATTACGCTGTGACCCTTCAGTTCGCCGATGAGGCGAACAAGAGCGGGACCATCCAGCGGACGGTCACCCTGACTCGGAGGGTGGTCCATGGCTAG
- a CDS encoding prepilin-type N-terminal cleavage/methylation domain-containing protein, with protein sequence MPGPYPLRGPRSGRDRGFTLVELLVVLVIVGVLMSVGVSRLGSRPSGAVRSLMDDLEGTLVDAHKHCVATGRDVTVAVQGGWSSSSPYLLAYGDAITQAGTSVSTSTILSDGISSAEAFHYRATSRECLHAGIVVAGSTWWSTAASGNAALSSVEPFSDSTSSFASLLSDPSSDAANLSALGQVKISGVNKRFNTPFYIAVVGLQNGEAMTGGPMGLLVVLNNGATIYKFYNPGVAEGSGGWRRL encoded by the coding sequence ATTCCAGGTCCTTACCCGCTGCGGGGCCCCAGGTCGGGCCGGGACCGAGGCTTCACTCTGGTGGAGCTGCTGGTGGTCTTGGTGATCGTCGGGGTGCTGATGTCGGTCGGGGTCTCCAGGCTGGGGAGTCGGCCCTCCGGGGCCGTGCGCTCGCTCATGGATGACCTTGAGGGGACCCTGGTGGATGCCCACAAGCACTGCGTGGCCACGGGACGTGATGTGACCGTGGCTGTCCAGGGTGGCTGGAGCAGCAGCAGCCCCTACCTTCTGGCCTACGGGGACGCCATCACCCAGGCGGGCACCAGTGTTTCCACCTCGACGATCCTGAGTGATGGAATCAGCAGTGCCGAGGCCTTTCACTACAGAGCCACAAGCCGGGAGTGCCTGCACGCCGGGATCGTTGTCGCGGGCAGCACCTGGTGGAGCACCGCTGCCAGCGGCAATGCCGCACTCTCCAGTGTGGAGCCGTTCAGTGACAGCACTTCATCCTTTGCGTCCCTGCTGAGCGATCCCTCCTCGGATGCCGCCAACCTCTCAGCCCTCGGTCAGGTAAAGATCAGCGGCGTCAACAAGCGCTTCAATACCCCTTTCTATATCGCTGTCGTCGGGCTCCAGAACGGCGAGGCCATGACCGGTGGCCCCATGGGGCTCCTGGTGGTCCTCAACAATGGCGCCACGATCTACAAATTCTACAACCCCGGGGTGGCCGAGGGCAGCGGTGGCTGGAGGCGACTGTGA
- a CDS encoding class I SAM-dependent methyltransferase, whose protein sequence is MDLRAAFGDLDIYLFDQLLKGRFSPHSILLDAGCGAGRNLAPFLRGGFEVHGIDRNPEALEEARALAATHVVDLPKDRFQVATLEALPQADQSFDAVICCAVLHFAKDPVHFQAMWGELGRVLRPGGLLFVRLASSMGMADRLQPLGESRFRLPDGTERFLVDEAMIEEMVRSLPGTLLDPVKTTLVAGKRAMTTLCLRKSPD, encoded by the coding sequence ATGGACCTCAGAGCGGCCTTCGGCGATCTCGACATCTACCTCTTCGACCAGCTCCTGAAGGGACGCTTCAGCCCCCACTCCATCCTGCTGGACGCAGGGTGCGGAGCCGGACGGAACCTGGCCCCCTTCCTGAGGGGCGGCTTCGAGGTGCATGGCATCGACCGGAATCCTGAGGCCCTGGAGGAGGCCCGCGCCCTTGCCGCCACCCATGTGGTGGACCTGCCGAAGGACCGCTTCCAGGTTGCGACACTGGAGGCCCTGCCCCAGGCCGACCAGAGCTTCGATGCCGTCATCTGCTGCGCAGTCCTGCACTTCGCCAAGGATCCCGTCCACTTCCAGGCCATGTGGGGTGAGCTGGGAAGGGTCCTGCGCCCCGGCGGGCTGCTCTTCGTGCGCCTGGCCTCCAGCATGGGCATGGCGGACAGGCTGCAGCCCCTCGGGGAGAGCCGCTTCCGCCTGCCGGACGGCACAGAGCGCTTCCTGGTCGATGAGGCCATGATCGAGGAAATGGTGAGGAGCCTCCCGGGCACCCTCCTGGACCCCGTAAAGACCACTCTGGTGGCGGGAAAGCGCGCCATGACCACCCTCTGCCTCCGGAAGTCGCCGGACTGA
- a CDS encoding YciI family protein, whose translation MEHGIPPQADGVDTTHAGMQKLFYVCTTVPQRPPEELEQHLDAHKSYLKQLEQQGLIFAAGPLLNEEARFDGLGMIVYAAQSYAQAKSLADNDPFHAKGLRTYTLKPWQVNEGSLGLKLVFSEGSFRLV comes from the coding sequence ATGGAGCACGGGATCCCCCCCCAGGCCGATGGCGTCGACACGACCCATGCCGGCATGCAGAAGCTCTTCTACGTCTGCACCACGGTTCCCCAACGTCCGCCAGAGGAACTGGAGCAGCACCTGGACGCCCACAAGAGCTACCTTAAGCAGCTCGAGCAGCAGGGTCTCATCTTCGCCGCAGGTCCCCTGCTGAATGAGGAGGCCCGCTTCGATGGCCTGGGCATGATCGTCTATGCCGCCCAGAGCTATGCCCAGGCCAAGTCCCTGGCCGATAACGACCCCTTCCACGCCAAGGGACTGAGGACCTATACCCTCAAGCCCTGGCAGGTCAACGAGGGGAGCCTGGGCCTGAAGCTTGTCTTCTCGGAGGGGAGCTTCCGCCTGGTCTGA
- a CDS encoding acyl-CoA thioesterase, which yields MPHRELNLDTYPIRFDLRVDWAEVDSYGHVNNLAIQRYIQSTRVHAMEEVGMMQHHKETAIGPVLVSVTCHFRKQLYYPGKVTVLARIDHLKTTSFQIHYVVLDEAGEVVALSQDVMVLFDFSREVKCAIPETFRRRFERLGATSQA from the coding sequence ATGCCCCACCGCGAACTGAATCTGGACACCTACCCCATCCGCTTCGACCTGCGTGTCGACTGGGCGGAGGTCGACTCCTACGGCCACGTGAACAACCTGGCCATCCAACGCTACATCCAATCCACCCGGGTCCACGCCATGGAGGAGGTGGGCATGATGCAGCACCACAAGGAGACAGCCATCGGGCCGGTCCTGGTCTCGGTCACCTGCCACTTCCGCAAACAGCTCTACTACCCGGGAAAAGTCACGGTCCTGGCCCGCATCGACCACCTCAAGACCACCAGCTTCCAGATCCACTACGTGGTGCTGGACGAGGCCGGGGAGGTGGTGGCCCTCTCCCAGGACGTCATGGTCCTCTTCGACTTCTCCAGGGAGGTGAAGTGCGCCATCCCGGAGACCTTCCGGAGGAGGTTCGAGCGTCTGGGCGCCACCAGCCAGGCCTGA
- a CDS encoding ROK family protein, with protein sequence MPPKPNPTILSLDAGGTTLTFCAIREARVVGESFTIPSRCQELGPFLEDLKGAFRKLRDGIGGCDAISFGFPGPADYPSGVIGDLWNMPAFRDSAATGGVPLGPILSETFGVPVFINNDADLFALGEAHYGLLPEVNARLEAAGTPKRYRNLLGLTLGTGFGGGIVLDGRLHLGDNAAGAEIWLLRHKLEPQAYAEEGVSIRAVRGVYAQLAGIPLDEAPDPKTIAAIARGRLRGPARAARESWRRLGEVAGEAIATALTLVDGLVVIGGGLSAASDLYMPALLGELNGSIRKLDGRILPRLAYRVHDLDQVTGMAAFLTSRLVHGRDTHQRSGIAMTRLGTSRATALGAYAYAVERLGGTMGRPPASE encoded by the coding sequence ATGCCCCCCAAGCCCAACCCCACCATCCTCTCCCTCGACGCCGGAGGCACGACGCTGACCTTCTGCGCCATCCGGGAAGCCCGGGTGGTCGGGGAGTCCTTCACCATCCCCTCCCGTTGCCAGGAGCTGGGCCCCTTCCTGGAGGACCTGAAGGGGGCTTTCCGGAAGCTCCGGGATGGAATCGGCGGCTGCGATGCCATCAGCTTCGGCTTTCCCGGTCCGGCAGACTACCCCTCAGGGGTCATCGGCGACCTCTGGAACATGCCAGCCTTCCGCGACAGCGCCGCCACGGGAGGCGTCCCCCTGGGACCCATCCTCTCTGAGACCTTCGGCGTCCCTGTCTTCATCAACAACGACGCCGACCTCTTCGCACTGGGGGAGGCGCACTATGGCCTCCTGCCCGAGGTCAACGCCCGGCTGGAGGCAGCGGGCACCCCCAAACGCTACCGGAACCTGCTGGGACTCACTCTTGGCACCGGATTCGGGGGCGGCATTGTCCTGGACGGGCGTCTGCACCTGGGAGACAACGCCGCAGGAGCCGAGATCTGGCTGCTGCGACACAAGCTGGAGCCCCAGGCCTATGCCGAGGAGGGGGTCAGCATCCGGGCCGTGCGGGGGGTCTATGCCCAGCTGGCCGGGATCCCCCTTGACGAGGCCCCCGACCCGAAGACCATCGCCGCCATTGCCCGGGGGCGCCTCCGGGGTCCCGCCAGGGCTGCCCGGGAGTCCTGGCGGCGGCTAGGCGAGGTTGCCGGGGAGGCCATCGCCACAGCCCTCACCCTGGTGGACGGCTTGGTGGTCATCGGTGGGGGCCTCTCCGCCGCTTCGGATCTCTATATGCCGGCCCTGCTGGGAGAGCTCAATGGCTCCATCCGCAAGCTGGACGGCCGGATCCTGCCCCGCCTGGCCTACCGGGTCCATGACCTGGACCAGGTCACCGGCATGGCCGCTTTCCTCACCTCCAGGTTGGTGCATGGCCGGGATACCCACCAGCGCTCGGGTATTGCCATGACCCGGCTCGGGACCAGCCGGGCCACAGCCCTGGGCGCCTACGCCTATGCCGTCGAGCGGCTTGGCGGGACGATGGGCCGTCCCCCGGCATCCGAATAA
- a CDS encoding ferritin family protein: MSFDFNADDVLEMAEQIERNGLAFYKEAALGIQDPESRDFLLRLADMEQDHEQTFADMRKALAEQEKAPTVFDPMDEAALYLQAMADTKVFFQPTVDFSSMNSILKTAIQNEKDSVAFYLGMKEIVPDALGKAKLDDIIKEEMSHIRLLSQELLARQ, translated from the coding sequence ATGAGCTTTGACTTCAACGCGGACGATGTCCTGGAGATGGCCGAGCAGATCGAGCGCAACGGCCTCGCCTTCTACAAAGAGGCCGCCCTTGGCATCCAGGATCCCGAGTCCCGGGACTTCCTGCTCCGGCTGGCCGATATGGAGCAGGACCACGAACAGACCTTCGCCGACATGCGCAAGGCCCTGGCCGAGCAGGAGAAGGCACCCACGGTCTTCGACCCCATGGATGAAGCCGCCCTGTATCTGCAGGCCATGGCCGATACCAAGGTCTTCTTCCAGCCGACTGTCGACTTCAGCTCCATGAACTCCATCCTCAAGACCGCCATCCAGAACGAGAAGGACTCCGTGGCCTTCTACCTCGGCATGAAGGAGATCGTGCCGGACGCCCTGGGCAAGGCCAAGCTGGATGACATCATCAAGGAGGAGATGTCCCACATCCGCCTGCTCAGCCAGGAACTGCTGGCCCGGCAGTAG
- the recA gene encoding recombinase RecA encodes MAAEQEDRLKVLNRALADIERAFGKGSIMKLGDRMTADGIEVISTGSISLDAALGVGGVPKGRIVEVYGPEASGKTTLALHMVAEAQRKGGLAAYIDAEHALDPEYARKLGVDVDNLFISQPDSGEQALEICDQLVRSGALDIIVVDSVAALVPKAEIDGEMGDSHVGLQARLMSQALRKMTATINRTNTCVVFINQIRMKIGVMFGNPETTTGGNALKFYASVRLDVRSIQSIKGNTGDPLVSAKDEDSSVIGKKTKVKVVKNKVAPPLKVATFDIMYGEGISKTGELVELGTQLEIIQKSGSWYSYRDSRLGQGAENVKKLLQDNPELAEEIEQQIRERVGLRVAAAAR; translated from the coding sequence ATGGCCGCCGAGCAAGAAGATCGCCTGAAAGTCCTGAACCGCGCTCTGGCTGACATCGAGCGGGCCTTCGGCAAGGGGTCGATCATGAAGCTGGGCGATCGCATGACCGCAGACGGCATCGAGGTCATCTCCACCGGTTCCATCAGCCTGGACGCGGCCCTGGGGGTGGGTGGGGTGCCCAAGGGGCGCATCGTCGAGGTGTACGGGCCTGAGGCCAGCGGCAAGACCACCCTGGCCCTGCACATGGTGGCCGAAGCCCAGCGGAAGGGCGGTCTGGCGGCCTATATCGACGCCGAGCACGCCCTGGATCCCGAGTACGCCCGCAAGCTCGGGGTCGATGTGGACAACCTCTTCATCAGTCAGCCCGACAGCGGTGAGCAGGCCCTGGAGATCTGCGACCAGCTGGTGCGCAGCGGTGCCCTGGACATCATCGTTGTGGACTCGGTGGCCGCCCTGGTCCCCAAGGCCGAGATCGACGGCGAGATGGGCGACAGCCATGTGGGGCTCCAGGCCCGCCTCATGAGCCAGGCCCTCCGCAAGATGACGGCCACCATCAACCGAACCAATACCTGTGTGGTCTTCATCAACCAGATCCGCATGAAGATCGGCGTGATGTTCGGCAACCCCGAGACCACCACCGGCGGCAACGCTCTCAAGTTCTATGCCTCTGTCCGCCTGGATGTCCGCAGCATCCAGAGCATCAAGGGCAACACCGGGGACCCCCTGGTCTCCGCCAAGGACGAGGACTCCAGCGTCATCGGCAAGAAGACGAAGGTGAAGGTGGTCAAGAACAAGGTTGCCCCGCCCCTCAAGGTGGCTACCTTCGACATCATGTATGGCGAGGGCATCAGCAAGACTGGTGAGCTGGTGGAACTGGGCACTCAGCTGGAGATCATCCAGAAGAGCGGCTCCTGGTACTCCTACCGCGACTCCCGGCTGGGTCAGGGCGCGGAGAACGTCAAGAAGCTCCTGCAGGACAACCCCGAGCTGGCTGAGGAGATCGAGCAGCAGATCCGCGAGCGGGTCGGCCTGCGGGTTGCGGCAGCCGCCCGCTGA
- a CDS encoding ATP-binding protein translates to MDAEFQESPRLRMNTGSDAPLPRSRHLAGALARLEAAGRPLPSGPAWEQFLAEMDVSGQLADIHPCNDLHQYRSLVDHLKEVVFQIDREGNWSLLNPAWEAILGHPVDESLGRPFLGYMDPEDTARYMNLLTYALETGQDTIRGEFRFLTLEGLPRWIEMYNRVTVGAQGQVTGVTGTLNDITERRRAETALATITSRLMTLLENMQAGILVETQERRIALLNETFCRMFEIPVPAHMLTDSPSEELLEMCAPLAEAPSQFSERLSEIVQKGALNTQEVVNLRDGRVLAMDFVPIRSGEDFHGHFWQFHDITEQKRAEKKLAMAAMDLEIKNWELADARDEALRLAGLRSEFLANMSHEIRTPMNGVIGMTDLLLRTPLNGEQMDYATTIRSSAMTLLRLINDILDFSKIEAGRLELEHIEFDLQELLDDLLAALGVKAHHKGVELVTWVAGAAPTRLLGDPVRLRQVLSNLTDNALKFTEKGSVLIRVDLLSQEGETALLKFQVRDTGIGMTPEVAGRLFQSFFQGDSSTTRKYGGTGLGLAICKRIAELMGGGIGVDSAPGEGSTFWFTARLPVHDLGRDPWRPSPDAHFLLHGLPRATGAALAGQLRDWGFPVEHLEEGIAAEQVLQAQGSPFLVFHLRDGALPPLVRELLQHRDRGRLRIILAHSLYEKEAMNARQDLAGVEILPLPLRRSQLRTMVEGHSTAPEAPAQAAPLRLGDGEAAILLVEDNLVNQRVALAILKKLGLKADVAANGKEAVEAHRTRSYDIILMDCQMPEMDGFQATRLIRSTEGEGKRVPVLAMTANAMQGDQERCIEAGMDDYIAKPVTLDNLMILLRRWLPADALPQQH, encoded by the coding sequence ATGGATGCTGAATTCCAGGAATCTCCCAGGCTCCGCATGAACACTGGCTCTGACGCACCCCTGCCCCGAAGCCGGCACCTCGCCGGGGCTTTGGCGCGGCTGGAGGCAGCGGGTAGGCCCTTGCCCTCAGGACCGGCCTGGGAGCAGTTCCTGGCCGAGATGGATGTCAGCGGCCAGCTGGCGGATATCCATCCATGCAATGACCTCCATCAGTACCGCAGCCTGGTGGATCACCTGAAGGAGGTGGTCTTCCAGATCGATCGCGAAGGCAACTGGTCCCTTTTGAACCCTGCCTGGGAGGCCATCCTTGGCCATCCCGTGGATGAGAGCCTGGGACGCCCCTTCCTGGGCTACATGGATCCCGAGGATACCGCCCGGTACATGAACCTCCTCACCTACGCCCTGGAGACGGGTCAGGACACCATCCGCGGCGAGTTCCGCTTCCTCACCCTGGAGGGGCTCCCACGCTGGATCGAGATGTACAACCGGGTCACGGTGGGCGCCCAGGGCCAGGTCACGGGAGTCACCGGCACCCTGAACGACATCACCGAACGGAGGCGTGCCGAGACGGCCCTGGCCACCATCACCTCCCGGTTGATGACGCTGCTGGAGAACATGCAAGCCGGGATCCTCGTTGAGACCCAGGAGCGGCGGATCGCCCTCCTCAACGAGACCTTCTGCCGGATGTTCGAGATCCCGGTACCCGCCCACATGCTGACCGACAGCCCTTCGGAGGAGCTCCTCGAGATGTGCGCCCCCCTGGCCGAGGCGCCTTCCCAGTTCTCGGAGCGCCTTTCGGAGATCGTCCAGAAAGGGGCCCTCAACACGCAGGAGGTGGTCAACCTCAGGGACGGGAGGGTGCTGGCCATGGACTTCGTCCCCATCCGCTCCGGAGAGGATTTCCACGGCCATTTCTGGCAGTTCCACGACATCACCGAGCAGAAGCGGGCCGAAAAGAAGCTGGCCATGGCCGCCATGGACCTGGAGATCAAGAACTGGGAACTGGCCGACGCCCGGGATGAGGCCCTGCGCCTGGCGGGCCTCCGGAGCGAGTTCCTGGCCAACATGAGCCACGAGATCCGGACCCCCATGAATGGCGTCATCGGCATGACGGACCTGCTCCTGAGGACACCCCTCAATGGCGAACAGATGGACTACGCCACCACCATCCGGAGCAGTGCCATGACCCTGCTCCGCCTGATCAACGACATCCTGGACTTCTCCAAAATCGAGGCTGGACGCCTGGAACTGGAGCACATCGAGTTCGACCTCCAGGAGCTTCTCGATGACCTGCTCGCCGCCCTGGGGGTCAAGGCCCACCACAAGGGGGTGGAGCTGGTCACCTGGGTGGCGGGGGCGGCTCCCACCCGGCTGCTGGGGGACCCCGTCCGCCTGCGCCAGGTCCTCTCCAACCTGACCGACAACGCGCTCAAGTTCACCGAGAAGGGCTCGGTGCTCATCCGTGTGGACCTGCTCTCCCAGGAGGGGGAGACCGCCCTCCTGAAGTTCCAGGTCAGGGACACGGGCATTGGCATGACCCCCGAGGTGGCGGGAAGACTCTTCCAGTCCTTCTTCCAGGGTGACTCCTCCACCACCCGGAAGTACGGAGGCACCGGGCTGGGCCTCGCCATCTGCAAGCGGATCGCCGAACTCATGGGGGGAGGCATCGGGGTCGACAGCGCCCCCGGCGAAGGCAGCACCTTCTGGTTCACGGCCCGCCTCCCGGTCCACGACCTCGGTCGTGATCCCTGGCGCCCCTCCCCGGATGCGCACTTCCTCCTGCACGGACTCCCCAGGGCCACCGGGGCGGCCCTGGCGGGCCAGTTGCGGGACTGGGGCTTCCCCGTCGAACACCTGGAGGAGGGCATCGCAGCCGAACAGGTCCTTCAGGCCCAGGGCAGCCCCTTCCTGGTCTTCCACCTCCGTGACGGAGCCCTCCCCCCCCTGGTCCGGGAACTCCTGCAGCACCGGGACCGGGGACGCCTGCGCATCATCCTCGCCCACAGCCTCTACGAGAAGGAGGCCATGAACGCCCGCCAGGACCTGGCCGGAGTCGAAATCCTCCCCCTCCCCCTCCGCCGCTCCCAGCTCCGGACCATGGTGGAGGGCCACAGCACCGCGCCCGAAGCCCCAGCGCAGGCGGCACCCCTTCGGTTGGGGGATGGTGAGGCGGCCATCCTCCTGGTGGAGGACAACCTCGTGAACCAGCGGGTGGCCCTGGCCATCCTCAAGAAACTGGGACTCAAGGCGGATGTGGCAGCCAACGGCAAGGAGGCCGTGGAGGCCCACCGGACCAGGAGCTACGACATCATCCTCATGGACTGCCAGATGCCCGAGATGGACGGATTCCAGGCCACCCGGCTGATCCGGTCGACCGAGGGAGAGGGCAAGCGGGTCCCCGTCCTGGCCATGACCGCCAACGCCATGCAGGGCGATCAGGAGCGCTGCATTGAGGCGGGCATGGACGACTACATCGCCAAGCCCGTGACCCTTGATAACCTGATGATTCTCCTCCGCCGGTGGCTTCCCGCCGACGCTCTCCCCCAGCAGCACTAG